GATCCCTTTTGTTTTATCACCTTTTGGGAGGAAAAACATGAGAGGTTTCACCCACGGATAAATATCAGGGATTACAGCCGCGTAATAATTATATATTCCGATGCCGAGAAGTACATCGTTGTTATTTGGGGCTATCTCGTTGGCTTTCATAACAACCGGAAGTGCCTCACGACCGCAATTAGCGGCTTTCAACCAATCTTCACGGTTACCGTAAAGACGTCCCTGAAAACCAAGAGCTCCGCCTTTGAAAAACAGTCCGGTTATATCATTTTCATTTTCATCCAATCGTTTGTCACACAAATCGATAACATGATCAAGAGTTTGAATAAATTTCTTATCGTGCGATTGATTGTCAATATCTATTACAATCCTCCACCAATCAACCATAGCGAGGAAAAAATGACCGGCAGGATGTTCGGGATATGCCTTGGAAACGTAAGAAAATTCAGCGCGTGCGCTATCGAATGAAAGATTATAAACGAATTGAATCCCATTCCGAATATGGATATCGGTAACAGGATCTTCAATCCATTGGGCATGACAATAATTAAATTGCCATGCCCGGATTAATAAAACAACTAAAACCAATCTTTTCACTCGGAATTACTTAAGTGATTTACCGATATCTTCGAGCATCAGAATACGAACTCCGGCTCTCATGTAGGTTGTACCTTTGATGAATGATTTTACACCGAGATAAGGGGATACGTTTTTCACAAACGCAGTATCATTGGCACTCGGGACAATCAGATAAAGTACGTTTGCTTTATTTACAATTCCGAACATCCCGCCCTTTTTTAGATTTTCTAATATGACTTCTTTTTTAGAAGGACTTGTCGGTTTCAATCCTTCCTTTATAAAAGATGTTACCTCAACAACTTCACCATGAACAGTAACTTTCTTCTGCGCAGAAGCTGTACCGAGAGAAATCAGAACGGCTAATGCCAAGAAGATTCCGAGACGAAATATTTTAGTCAACATAAGATTTACCTTTCAAAAATAATTTATCTACTTTGTTTAGAATATGGATTGTACGCGACAGTTTGGAATGATATTTTGAGATTCAGATATTGTTCAGGAGTAGTACCCCAGATTAAGGTCCCGTTGGAAGCACGTTGAACAAGAATGCGACCATAATTTCCGTTATCACCTTTTACATAATAAATCCGTGATGTTGAAACGGCTGCTGTAGAATCAAATTGGATAGCTGTTAAGCTGTAGGTGTTTGTGTCTGGAGGTGCCAGTTGAGCATTATCCAAAGTTTCTACATTCCGGTTGACAGTTGAAAATCGCGTTAAACGCCAAGCGGATTTAAATAACGAAGCGCTCTGTAATGTTACTGAGCCGGGAGTTGTAGTGCTGGTTTTTAAATATAAATCTATATACGAACTGTCAGCACCCGGATTTCCAATTGAAACTACTTTCGGTTTATGAGCAGTGGGATGATATAAAATTAAACCGCTGCCGAAACTGCTGGAACTTGATGTTTCATAAACTTTAATATCAACTCCGATATCATCCGAGTTTAACCGCTGGGCGGGTGACCATTTTACGGTTACAGGCGTGCTGTTTTTATAATTTGTTGCACCTTCAATAACTATAGCGGTCATTTCGAATGTATAAATTACACCTTCAGTTAGACTTATTACAACGAAATCTGTGTCTCCTTTTGAAGCGCTGGTCGATGCTACGATGACACCAGCCGGATTTTTGATATCTATTGAATATTCACCGAAATCAGATACATTCTCTGAAGATGAGGCAGTCCATGTTAATCCAACTGATGTATTGCCTGCAGAATATGCTTTTAAATTAGTTACCGGCGATAGCGCTGTTTTCTCTGTGCTTGTAGAGTTATTGTCGCATCCGGTGATCAGCAGGGAACCGATCAAAATGATGCTTATAACTAACGTTGTCAATATTAATGAATGAGTTTTCATAATTGCTCCTTTGATATGATTTATGTTTAGCTCAATTTGTTTTTAAGATAATTAAGTAACTGATCAATCGCAACACGTTCTTGCAGCATTGAATCTCTTTCACGAACGGTTACGGTTTGATTTTGCAAAGTTTCCGAATCTACGGTAACGCAGAAGGGAGTTCCAATTTCGTCTTGTCTGCGATAACGTCTGCCAACGGCGCCGCTATCGTCATAGAACACTCTCAGATGCGGTCGAAGATCTGCCTCGATCTTCTTCGATATTTCCGGCATTCCATCGCGGTTAACAAGAGGGAAGATTGCAGCTTTAACCGGAGATAGTTTGTGGTGGAATTTCAAAACTACGCGTGTTTCCATTTGTCCCTCTGCTGATGGGGCTTCTTCTTCTTGGTAAGCATTTACAAGAAAAGCCATCAACGATCTGCTCGCGCCTGCGGATGTTTCGATGATGAAGGGGGTAAATTTTTCTTTTGTTTCTTCATCAAAATATTTCATCGTCTTGCCCGAAAATTCCTCATGCCGCGAAAGATCGAAATTTGTACGGTTATGAATCCCCTCGATCTCACCCCAGCCAA
The genomic region above belongs to Ignavibacteriales bacterium and contains:
- a CDS encoding fibronectin type III domain-containing protein, coding for MKTHSLILTTLVISIILIGSLLITGCDNNSTSTEKTALSPVTNLKAYSAGNTSVGLTWTASSSENVSDFGEYSIDIKNPAGVIVASTSASKGDTDFVVISLTEGVIYTFEMTAIVIEGATNYKNSTPVTVKWSPAQRLNSDDIGVDIKVYETSSSSSFGSGLILYHPTAHKPKVVSIGNPGADSSYIDLYLKTSTTTPGSVTLQSASLFKSAWRLTRFSTVNRNVETLDNAQLAPPDTNTYSLTAIQFDSTAAVSTSRIYYVKGDNGNYGRILVQRASNGTLIWGTTPEQYLNLKISFQTVAYNPYSKQSR